A genomic segment from Nematostella vectensis chromosome 6, jaNemVect1.1, whole genome shotgun sequence encodes:
- the LOC116615595 gene encoding uncharacterized protein LOC116615595, with amino-acid sequence MICIRRNKFVLFVLVVGACLVGVYRLQSPPKPTTLGQDQLSIPSYRAFQNYRVSSSPPSENEDLDDEADSPEQTLNETGTDENETKSENDNRDEDLKNKDDKEESEEEDDEGELGDTLHWIDRMGGGNSHHSENLSDDLGTIDSTEHAQDDKRNGVTLLRLTEKVVYSSRDVVTPTTEGDAERTFYRREVYTSSSKVAGGGNISTRNVLKATRAPLESPGRHLGITTGSPLKGKESSLASIDKQQTTNTQHTTNTQQATDTQQTTNTQQTSNTQQTSSTQPTTDTQQTTNTQQTTNTQQTSNTQQTSNTQQTTSMQHTTKTKHKGDSQHTTITQHAEKSQNTASPRHPTNNTDKATDKFETRNTPTLSIATERARKDPDEESGLVTSTRPTYGVSTSTRPTRTSQMTENPADNSVAEVHSSTARFYSPTPSQSILHACKLPILDPWDRSIKHLVTDVGVDPGCRTRYPQPRFQVVNNRLVSKTQGDQFERVSLETIHRDDDDTTTMLYDGEVKLNTTEGGGLTSGPITSSDFFRLTYKTKGGAQERHYFARVVPNHDVIAKSRALRAGVKTGLPLNVLLLGFDSTSHANFQRKMPNTLRFLRRQLKTYVMDGYSIVGDATTPQLTALLTGQFVGDLPEARRGYLFSDHVDKWPWVSREFESRGYVTLYAEDDPKMSAFNLRLNGFKKPAYHHYMRPFWLALEEAELRDDPGLCSNGVSMVNHTMDYLMSFFHAYNSTPKFAMGFVSYLAHAHPNHLSYGDYDVLCMLEKLVQGGYHNNTMIVLFGDHGSRNDDVRLTMQGKLEERLPWLSVSVPEWLGSKFPDIIAALEHNQHVISSPFDLHATLSHVLNYPDVSTANEKTSSFFSKFPVTRACKDALIDEHWCPCLQFKAADHKRPDITKAAQAAVQHINARLNSTDILRMSCHQITLTTVHSAVRYEPNDKVQRFSSTNQDTDDKVNFGEPTNDDAHFLITMETEPMQALFEVTVKIGAAGHVTVNPNFSRVNKYGDQPKCIVKKFPYLRKFCVCKNFRPKKA; translated from the exons ATGATTTGTATTCGGCGGAACAAGTTCGTGTTGTTTGTGTTAGTGGTAGGAGCTTGCCTGGTCGGTGTTTATAGGCTCCAAAGTCCACCTAAACCCACGACACTTGGGCAAGACCAACTCAGCATTCCATCTTATCG AGCCTTCCAGAACTATCGTGTAAGCAGTAGCCCACCGAGTGAAAATGAGGATCTGGACGATGAAGCGGACAGCCCGGAGCAAACGTTGAACGAAACGGGGACCGATGAGAACGAAACCAAGTCTGAGAATGATAATCGGGATgaagatttaaaaaataaagatgacAAAGAGGAGAGCGAGGAGGAAGATGACGAGGGAGAACTGGGAGATACTCTCCACTGGATTGACCGCATGGGTGGCGGAAATAGCCATCACAGCGAAAACTTGAGTGATGACCTTGGGACCATAGACAGCACAGAGCATGCGCAGGATGATAAAAGAAATGGCGTTACTCTTCTTAGATTAACGGAGAAAGTTGTGTATTCATCGCGTGATGTGGTTACTCCGACGACAGAGGGAGACGCAGAAAGGACGTTTTACAGAAGAGAAGTTTATACTTCATCTAGTAAAGTAGCAGGAGGAGGGAATATATCAACACGGAACGTACTAAAAGCCACAAGAGCCCCATTAGAATCCCCAGGACGTCATTTGGGGataaccacaggtagcccactGAAGGGAAAAGAAAGTTCACTAGCGTCCATAGACAAGCAACAGACAACCAACACGCAACACACAACCAACACGCAACAGGCAACCGACACGCAACAGACAACCAACACGCAACAGACATCCAACACGCAACAGACATCCAGCACGCAACCCACAACCGACACGCAACAGACAACCAACACGCAACAGACAACCAACACGCAACAGACATCCAACACGCAACAGACATCCAACACGCAACAGACAACCAGCATGCAGCACACAACCAAAACGAAACACAAAGGGGACTCACAACACACAACAATCACGCAACACGCAGAAAAATCACAAAACACAGCAAGTCCTCGGCACCCCACAAATAACACAGACAAAGCCACTGATAAATTCGAGACCAGAAACACACCAACGTTATCCATAGCAACTGAACGGGCTAGGAAAGACCCGGACGAAGAGTCAGGTTTGGTAACAAGTACACGCCCTACCTATGGTGTGAGTACTAGCACCAGGCCTACTCGGACATCACAGATGACCGAGAACCCTGCAGACAATTCTGTCGCAGAAGTCCACAGCTCGACGGCAAGGTTCTACTCTCCCACACCCTCTCAGTCAATTCTGCACGCCTGTAAGCTACCCATACTAGACCCGTGGGACCGCTCCATAAAGCACCTCGTCACCGACGTCGGCGTAGATCCCGGATGTAGGACTCGATATCCACAGCCTCGGTTCCAGGTTGTCAATAACCGCTTAGTTTCAAaaacacagggtgaccaattCGAGCGCGTGTCGCTTGAGACGATCCATCGAGACGATGACGACACGACAACCATGCTGTACGACGGAGAGGTGAAGCTGAACACGACGGAAGGGGGTGGGCTCACGAGTGGACCAATCACGAGCTCTGACTTCTTTAGATTGACGTACAAGACGAAGGGTGGGGCGCAGGAGAGGCACTACTTCGCACGCGTGGTCCCAAACCATGACGTCATCGCTAAGTCGCGAGCGCTGCGTGCTGGAGTGAAGACGGGGCTTCCGCTGAATGTGCTGCTACTCGGCTTCGACTCTACCTCGCACGCTAACTTCCAGCGCAAGATGCCGAACACGTTACGATTCCTGCGCCGCCAGCTAAAGACATACGTTATGGACGGCTATTCGATTGTGGGGGACGCGACCACGCCCCAGCTAACGGCGCTCCTCACGGGTCAGTTCGTAGGCGACTTACCGGAAGCAAGGCGTGGCTACTTGTTCAGTGATCACGTGGACAAGTGGCCATGGGTCAGCAGAGAGTTCGAGTCACGTGGGTACGTCACGTTATACGCAGAGGACGACCCCAAGATGTCGGCTTTCAACCTGCGGCTCAACGGGTTCAAAAAGCCCGCGTATCACCACTACATGCGACCCTTTTGGCTCGCGCTCGAGGAAGCTGAACTACGCGATGATCCCGGGCTGTGTTCAAATGGCGTTTCCATGGTGAATCACACGATGGATTATTTGATGAGCTTCTTCCATGCGTACAACAGTACTCCTAAGTTCGCGATGGGCTTCGTGTCATACTTAGCACATGCGCACCCGAACCACCTGAGCTACGGTGATTACGACGTATTGTGCATGCTCGAGAAGCTGGTCCAGGGCGGTTACCATAACAACACCATGATCGTCTTGTTCGGAGATCACGGATCACGCAATGATGACGTCAGACTCACCATGCAGGGTAAGCTCGAAGAGCGGTTGCCATGGTTATCCGTATCGGTCCCTGAATGGCTGGGGTCAAAATTTCCAGATATTATTGCAGCCTTGGAGCATAACCAGCACGTGATCAGTTCGCCCTTTGATCTCCACGCCACGCTAAGCCACGTGCTCAATTACCCGGATGTTAGTACAGCCAATGAGAAGACGAGCAGCTTCTTTTCCAAGTTCCCCGTCACACGTGCCTGCAAGGATGCAT TAATAGATGAACACTGGTGCCCATGCCTCCAATTCAAGGCCGCTGACCACAAAAGACCCGATATTACTAAAGCAGCACAGGCCGCTGTGCAGCACATCAACGCGCGGCTCAACAGTACAGACATCCTGCGCATGTCTTGCCATCAAATCACGCTGACCACTGTTCACAGCGCAGTGAGATACGAGCCCAATGACAAGGTCCAGCGGTTTTCCAGCACAAATCAAGACACGGATGACAAGGTGAATTTCGGAGAACCAACCAACGATGATGCGCATTTCCTCATCACCATGGAAACAGAGCCCATGCAAGCGCTATTTGAGGTCACGGTCAAAATTGGCGCGGCGGGTCACGTGACAGTCAACCCAAACTTCAGTCGAGTAAACAAGTACGGAGATCAGCCAAAATGCATCGTCAAAAAATTCCCGTATTTACGGAAATTTTGCGTCTGCAAAAACTTTAGACCCAAGAAGGCATAA